The genome window cgtgattatAGGTATTTTCAGTTTTGTCAGAAAGTTGGTATGTTTGACACTCTATAATGATAGTACtagtactatttgcaaaatgacgtcacttctatgacattttgcaaatagtagcCTACTCAGTATACTatattcaaaatgacgtcacaaagTAATTCTGAATGGATTATATAGCTTTGTACCTGTCactgtgaaatgtaacattttttagCAAAcattattgtgacatcacaaagcaatttttGCCATCGCGTACACTGCGCGTACTGTCACTTTGTGAAGTACGGTAACAAttttctaacaaaacaattgtgacacCACAAggcaattttgacatttcacgcGAGCTCCTACCATCACTCTCCTGTGAGATGTAtaatttctaacaaaacaattgtgatgtcacaaagaGCAATTCTGACATTTGATTTGCTCAGCTCTAAAGATATAGACATCACAAAGCACTTCTGACATCGTGTGCTACTTCTTATGGTCAACGTAGGATCCCTTCACAACATCACCTCCACCACATGACTTCTCGCTTTGCATTTCCCCCAATTTcgccttttttttaattttttgatccaaaacatataaaacataatttgcctgatttcgAGCTTCTTGTTCAAACTATAGGCCTCGGTGCCTCCAAAAGAGCTGATCACTTTGGAGCTGCGCCCTTCAGCGAATACAAATAGTAGTTCTTTTGGTGTCACCTCTGCCAAGTTACAACCAGAAACTCTCCATGCAGATCCCCTGTATACCAGGCGAGCTCGTCAAGGACCCCTTGGTAAAACTAACTGGTATAGACTTCTAGTGGTATTTGCTGCTACAATTGCACTTGTATTTGACAAGCAACACATACTCTTTCTTTTTACTCTGTATTGAAATGTTTACCTTATGTCCTTTAATCTTCCTTTTCATCGCTGTGTTAAACATGACAGACTTTCCAAAATGGTGGCTGAAGCTGACGAGTGTACAATGGCAAATGGTGGGGATTTGAGGAGCTACACGATGAAAGAGCACGACGTCGACCTGGTGACCGACTTCGACAAGTGGGCGATTTCGCCGCGAGGCAACGCCTCTCCGGATACCACGGCAAGCGATCACCACCTCGTCGAAATACCGAAAGATTGCTCGGCCACAAACGAGGAGGAAGACACGACGGACCTTCTCGATAAGGTTGGTTGGACTGAGTGAACCTCGTTGTCATGGAGACAGGGTGCCCATCAGGTGGTGTTGGTggttttggtggtggtggtggtggtgtgcgtgtgtgggggtgggggtgggggaagcggaaaagagagagaaaggaaacaaacataaacaaacaaacaaacaacaaaccttCCGGGGTCCGCGTAGATTCGTGTCGAGCGCTTTTGGAGTTCAAAAGCCACattttttaaaactattttatgTAATAATTATAAAGCTTTACGTAACCGTTTACAGTGTCGTCTTGGTCCAGTTGCTGAAAATGACGTAGAAATCAGTAAGACCGCGGGCACGCTGTAAATTTGCGTTAGATTTTGGTTACACGTACGGTATACCATTTTAAGTTGTAAATGATGCTTCTTACGCACATGCACCGTCGCAATCCATCACATTTCTGTGCCCAACAAATAGTTTCGGGCTGATGATAGGTTATGAACAGAAACGGTAATTTTAGTTGTCACTATTGCGTATATATTAAGAGGAGTGACGAGTATTCGAACAGAATTACGACTATATAGGAAAAATTCGGTATGTATGTGGTTTGGAATGAGACCCCGAAGGCatgaaaaatcataaaatgagGTTGTGAAATCCTTTTCTATAGGTGCCATTTTTTGTGTCACGAGACCGCTTTGCAATGTCtcgaaaaacaataacaaaaaataataacaatgatgaattaattaatgtacggcaaattcccccccccccaaaaaaaaaaaaatgttctcaagACATCCCGCTAAAATGATTTTGACATGAAAGCTCAATTTCGCTAGGTTTCATCTGGATAGCGTTGTATGCAAGGTTAAAGTCCTTCTTTAAAGGGGAttgctagtaaccgatcagtgggaatcagtgggaatgctgagggatgattgttccaatccttgtgggattcatttaagagtacattacatatctactgttgtgtgaaaattatttgcttcagaacggtctcatattcaagtaatgtgcagattaatgccccgtcactgaccccGCACGCTAAcccggaaacattaaactgcacattacttgaatatgagaccattctgaagcaaataattttcacgcaacaataatgtactcttaaatgaatcccacaaggattggaacaatcaccctccagcattcccactgattcccactgatcagttactagccatcccctttaattatttcatatacatgtaactgTGTACTTGCAGCTAAATAATGCCAACATACCGGAAAAGGCAACCTACGTGCTGTCAGTCATGACCGTTGTGCTCGTGACGTGGACGATGACGTCACAACCATGGCTCCTCCCTTACCTCTACACCGGTTACTTCGTACTCTTGCTTCCCATTCGCGTCTGGAAGTTTGCCAAACTGAAATGGATCTGTTTCCTCTGTGATTGGTGCTACCACGCGAACGTCGTTCTGCTAATGTTTCTCTGGTACGTACACTCTACACAGTGCTCGGTATAATGTGTTTGTCtatgtatttgtgtaatgtGTTTGTCTATGTATTTGTGTAaggtgtttgtgtatgtgtatgtgtgtggtgtcaatgtgtgtgttgttatttttttccttgtcttttCCGCATTGATCTGTTAAACCTAACTCTACTGCCCTCTATCGACGTCTTTACCACGAGGatttaacttttgtttttgtttgcgtgttttttttttgttttgtttttagatccATGCCACTACCACTACGATATCGAATATCAGAGCTCGAGCGATACCATATCTGTAGAACGAGATAGACACGTGTTCTTTggaatttaatttaatttgattagatttaattgaaaaaaaaaacacgccaccATGGTAGATATAACTAGCGaattctgtctgtctctttgtcACAGGGCCGCGCCTTCCAACTCCACATACCTCACAATCGTCTTCGCGCTTTCTAACGGCCCCGTGGCCTGGTCCGTGGTCCTGTTCCGAAATTGCCTTGTTCCCCACAGCATCGATCGTATGACCAATTTCTTCATCCATATGCTGCCCCCGCTGGTCACCCACACCATCCGATGGCAGACCGAGGAGGCTTCGACCGGCTGGTATCGCGATTTCGGCGTCCCGTCGCTGGTCGATCTCCCCTTTGAATGGGAGTGCGTATGGCTCATCCTGGTGCCCATTGCCATCTACATGCTGCACGCGGTGAGTTCAGCCgtgctttctttttcccctccccGAGAACACGGTCGCGTACAGACACAGCAAGACGCATGAAGATGATGATACAAATGAACTAAGTATTGCATACATGAACTTACGTTTGCAGATGTTCGGATGTTAGCGGTGTATTTTCTAATTTGGAATCCACGTAATGCATGCAGGACAACTcttattttaacattttatgcTTACCAGGCACTGATTTCTATATGTCATGTTTGCGGATGCCCTGATGTCTACTCCATTTCTGTCTCTCTGTTACACGCACTTtgtctcatacacacacacacacacacacaaacacacttacactttctcttttatttctctcaCAGGTGCTGTACTTGGCGGTGTTCGTCTGTTATATAGGGTGAGTTCCTCATTATCATTAACTTTGATCTGCTCTGATTTAAACTACACGCGGTTGTGACTGATAGAGGCAATACAACTACGCAACAGACCTATAGTCCCCGCCATACAAAGTTCAATTGGTATTTTCCCCATATCGtacaaaacacatcagtgaagtttgaggaaaatctgtcAATCCATTAAAAAAGGAATGAGTTTTTGAAGCTTTGGTGCCGCAATCGCTAGAAAAGAAGGCTTCAACAATTCGTGACCTCATCGTAGTGAAACGATGTAAGGAAAAGCATTAAGAGATTTCCACATATATGTTTCCTTTTctataatgaaagagcacttgatctACACTTCTTTCAGAAGACAGGAGGAGTAATATTACTTGTGACATATGCCAGTAACAAGTCGAGAGAACGCGCacctttcattttaaaaaaatagttAATTTTGGATATATAAATTGTATGCAGTAGAATTCAGAGCTTTCCATTCCTTGAGGACTCGACGATAAATTCTATAGTTACACCCTCGAACATGAGACAGTGTGgtgatttatatatattttttttatataccaCCCTGATCTTACTGCCACCTGTTTCTTATGTGAAGAATAATACTCAGAATTGGAACAACGCATTGCCTGCCACACAAGTTTACTGATGGATATCAGACACTAAATGTTATTCATGGTAAAATCAGGAAGATCTGAAGCGTTATCCAAATGGTGGAGACATGTCATTTCTACTATCATTGTCAAGGAAAACTCATCTAACAACCACTGGTTATAACAGAGCAATCGGTCTGAACTTTGAATGGAGTGTCGTCACGTTCGAGTAATAAAAGTATTTTCCCTTGATTACTCTTTAATCCCCCCATACACGTCATCATGTGAACAAGTTCGGTAACATTGGCATTGACATTGATCTCCTTTTTTCCGACCTTGTTCCCCATACACATACAGTGCGAAGTACCCAAACAATTACTCCTATCTTGTCAACGATAGCGCTGGATGCATATCGAAAACAGTGAAGAAGGGTGGAAAGTAAGTAGAGTACGCCTGTATtagtgcagtgtgtgtgtgtgtgtgtgtgtgtatgtatgtatgtgtgtgttttgtaattaTGTTTTAAGGTCAGGATCATATAATAATTGTTTTTCCGTGCATGCAATGCTTCTGAAGTTATTATTCAATGAATACAGTGGACCCTCGTTCttacgaagtcctcgggaccggcagttttgtttgtttgtttgtttgtttttttcgttatACAGTGTATCGAATTtccgttataaccgaacaaataaacaattaaaaacaaaaacaaacaaagagcgGATAAGTTTGTGACCTGGATTTTcttttcgttgtaaccggaatttcgttataaccgtgttcgttataacgggagtgcactgtacctattttctttacaaagGTGCAAGGCTGGAAGTGAAGCAGAATGTGACTGCAATGGAAAAAAGAATGCAACGtcgtcatgaaaaaaaaatcgactacAAT of Diadema setosum chromosome 15, eeDiaSeto1, whole genome shotgun sequence contains these proteins:
- the LOC140239252 gene encoding uncharacterized protein, with the protein product MANGGDLRSYTMKEHDVDLVTDFDKWAISPRGNASPDTTASDHHLVEIPKDCSATNEEEDTTDLLDKLNNANIPEKATYVLSVMTVVLVTWTMTSQPWLLPYLYTGYFVLLLPIRVWKFAKLKWICFLCDWCYHANVVLLMFLWAAPSNSTYLTIVFALSNGPVAWSVVLFRNCLVPHSIDRMTNFFIHMLPPLVTHTIRWQTEEASTGWYRDFGVPSLVDLPFEWECVWLILVPIAIYMLHAVLYLAVFVCYIGAKYPNNYSYLVNDSAGCISKTVKKGGKCEYLVFTALQLSYAFVTISITWLFFHYRVAHVVFLLFLFTIATYNGSTFYLDLYPKKKLQADPYRLCTKS